In Anticarsia gemmatalis isolate Benzon Research Colony breed Stoneville strain chromosome 5, ilAntGemm2 primary, whole genome shotgun sequence, the following are encoded in one genomic region:
- the mRpL55 gene encoding mitochondrial ribosomal protein L55 yields MNTTIILNLKSSLNMCSRRFINSNISSVTKIHREIYARMYPTTVVLPDGASINIRYHEPRKIIKLPLDLSKLSEEEKKMRLEKRKPKRKVKITDDIDDDFNAKKYLKYMKKK; encoded by the exons ATGAatacaacaattattttaaatttaaaatcttcaCTTAATATGTGCTCTAGAAGATTTATTAATAGCAACATCTCAAGTGTGACTAAAATTCATCGAGAAATTTACGCAAGAATGTATCCTACAACAGTAGTATTACCGGATGGAGCCTCTATAAATATTAGATATCATGAACCTAGGAAAATTATTAAG CTTCCTCTGGATTTATCAAAATTGAGTgaagaagaaaagaaaatgaGGTTGGAAAAGAGAAAACCGAAAAGGAAAGTTAAAATTACTGATGATATTGATGATGACTTCAATGccaagaaatatttgaaatatatgaaaaagaaataa
- the Cchl gene encoding cytochrome c heme lyase, with protein sequence MGNSVSADAGATIPNIASNSNPPPECPMHKKEEQKQEETKKVSECPVQHGNDINPYNMMPPANQQPAPDQPFQLPTQRQVSTIPRAMPDGTTEFWVYPSQQMFWNAMLRKGWRWKDEDIKQKDMDDIIRIHNANNEQAWQEVLKWEALHAKECGHPRLKSFGGKASDYSPRARMRSWLGYELPFDRHDWIVDRCGKEVRYVIDYYDGGEVDNKYQFALLDVRPALDSFENAWDRMKVMYMRYRYELIGSKENTKLTN encoded by the exons ATGGGTAATTCAGTATCAGCTGATGCAGGTGCAACCATCCCAAACATTGCAAGTAACTCCAATCCTCCACCAGAATGTCCGATGCACAAAAAAGAGGAACAAAAACAAGAAGAAACGAAAAAAGTTTCAGAGTGCCCTGTTCAGCATGGCAATGATATCAATCCATATAACATG ATGCCACCGGCAAATCAGCAGCCAGCTCCAGACCAGCCTTTTCAACTGCCCACTCAACGTCAAGTTTCAACCATCCCCCGTGCCATGCCAGATGGAACCACTGAATTCTGGGTGTACCCTAGTCAGCAAATGTTCTGGAATGCCATGCTCCGTAAGGGATGGCGCTGGAAGGATGAAGATATCAAGCAGAAAGACATGGATGATATAATAAGAATACATAATGCCAATAATGAACAG GCATGGCAAGAGGTCTTAAAATGGGAAGCACTACATGCAAAGGAATGTGGACATCCAAGACTTAAGAGTTTTGGAGGCAAAGCTTCTGACTACAGTCCCAGGGCACGCATGCGATCTTGGCTTGG aTATGAGTTGCCCTTTGACAGACATGACTGGATTGTTGATCGATGTGGAAAAGAAGTTCGCTATGTGATTGATTATTATGATGGTGGAGAAGTTGACAACAAATATCAATTTGCCCTTCTTGATGTCAGGCCTGCCTTGGATTCTTTTGAAAATGCATGGGATAGAATGAAAGTCATGTATATGAGATATCGCTATGAGCTCATTGGCTCTAAAGAGAATACAAAGTTGACTAATTAG
- the LOC142972911 gene encoding BRISC and BRCA1-A complex member 2-like gives MMASETFGVINDIAPVFRPYIQYVYQDLKLGLCKTKVDFERVLANSEGGESQFRIVLPYCSKKLKWEVLFDSTSPWFPPDFRFDDESFLMSVDEEFFEEKVPSLAKWNENDPKALSNVIKELINLYKIHQVKKLNDDDSSRACFEYSALLGDALTSEQDIEVWVGGHIVEFLIRLNVDTSRLPELYKDGVEENPGVDTALLLVRYPNSTNAELILSPLLTKCLGHITLPLMHQSGVLMDYVPMVTELLNNKIQDLLNNEKLKRDLLAQLIVKYEGAVLEHDANNAAFLFEMNNFHWILQIDIGVRFPDKPPVLTLRSIYHCNKGKPIFKVLPSCPYNNFEGYIEQQVEIFKNECLGVPSIPLVNLDN, from the exons atgatGGCTTCGGAAACATTTGGAGTCATAAACGATATAGCCCCCGTTTTTCGGCCCTATATTCAATATGTTTATCAAGACCTAAAACTTG GTTTATGTAAGACAAAGGTTGATTTCGAACGTGTATTAGCCAACTCGGAAGGAGGGGAAAGCCAATTTCGTATAGTCTTACCGTATTGTTCCAAAAAACTAAAATGGGAAGTTTTATTCGATTCCACTTCACCATGGTTCCCACCAGACTTTAGATTTGATGATGAGTCTTTTCTTATGAGTGTTGATGAAGagttttttgaagaaaaagtGCCAAGCCTGGCAAAATGGAATGAAAATGACCCAAAAGCTTTAAGTAATGTTATCAAGGAGCTAATCaatctgtataaaatacatcag GTGAAAAAGTTGAATGATGATGACAGTTCTCGAGCTTGCTTTGAATACAGTGCTTTACTGGGTGATGCATTAACATCAGAACAAGATATAGAAGTGTGGGTCGGTGGCCACATTGTTGAGTTCCTGATCAGATTAAATGTTGATACATCAAGACTACCAGAACTGTATAAAGATGG TGTTGAAGAGAACCCAGGTGTAGACACTGCATTGTTGTTGGTGAGATATCCAAACTCAACAAACGCAGAATTAATATTATCACCACTGCTTACTAAGTGCCTTGGACACATAACATTACCTCT AATGCACCAATCAGGAGTTCTAATGGATTATGTACCGATGGTCACAGAGCTGTTAAACAATaag ATTCAAGATTTGTTAAACAATGAAAAACTGAAGCGAGACCTACTGGCACAATTGATTGTAAAATATGAAGGGGCTGTTTTAGAACATGATGCAAATAATGCAGCTTTTCTGTTTGAAATGAATAATTTCCATTGGATTCTTCAAATAGATATTG gTGTCAGGTTCCCAGACAAACCTCCTGTATTAACACTAAGGTCTATATACCACTGCAATAAAGGAAAACCCATATTCAAAGTATTACCTAGTTGTCCATACAACAATTTTGAAGGCTATATTGAACAGCAAGtagaaatattcaaaaatgaATGCTTAGGTGTACCAAGCATTCCTCTTGTAAACTTGGACAACTGA
- the LOC142972913 gene encoding uncharacterized protein LOC142972913 — MKNMYSSGQNNISDLLKLAKKFNCFYLSGLHQGICKPFIVAGYQVGLIRPDVMKYLIRFPEVFRITGKYVELNPAFRDYKERTTKIADVLQSLRKENEICALKGWRDECFGVTTPLVPESLMEMDRSAICLFGIRNYGVSVTGYVNHPTKGLCIWLQQRSFTKQTWPGKWDCFVSGGLAVGFGILETTIKEAAEEASVEGDLAKKLVPAGCVSFYFESERGLFPNTEYVYDLELPLDFMPQNADGEVENFELLTAEECVQRALTPQFKTTSAPVLIDFLIRRGYITPENEPNYRHLVELLHVPLQSIYDWPFTAVAATNGDGNEIHEVN, encoded by the exons atgaaaaatatgtattcctCTGGGCAGAACAACATTTCCGATCTACTCAAATTAGCTAAAAAATTCAACTGCTTTTATCTGTCAG GCTTACACCAGGGAATATGTAAACCGTTTATTGTAGCCGGATACCAAGTGGGTTTGATTCGCCCTGATGTAATGAAGTACCTGATTAGATTTCCAgag GTATTTAGAATCACTGGGAAGTATGTAGAACTAAATCCTGCATTCAGGGACTATAAGGAGAGGACAACAAAAATAGCAGATGTGTTACAGAGTCTACGAAAAGAGAATGAAATATGTGCTCTAAAAGGATGGAGGGATGAG TGTTTTGGTGTGACCACTCCTTTGGTACCTGAGAGTCTGATGGAAATGGACAGGAGTGCCATATGCCTGTTTGGCATCAGAAACTATGGAGTGAGTGTTACTGGCTATGTCAACCATCCTACAAAAGGCCTATGTATTTGGTTACAGCAGAGAAGTTTCACAAAACAAACTTGGCCTG GCAAGTGGGACTGCTTTGTCAGTGGTGGCTTAGCTGTTGGTTTTGGAATTTTGGAGACAACAATAAAGGAAGCTGCTGAAGAGGCATCTGTTGAAGGTGATCTGGCCAAGAAGCTGGTGCCGGCTGGCTGTGTTAG tttttattttgaaagtgaAAGAGGTTTGTTCCCTAACACGGAATATGTGTATGATCTTGAGTTGCCATTGGACTTCATGCCGCAAAATGCTGATGGTGAAGTTGAGAATTTTGAGTTGTTAACTGCTGAAGAGTGTGTCCAGAGAGCTCTGACACCCCAGTTTAAGACCACCAGTGCACCTGTGTTGATAGATTTTTTGATACGCAGAGGATACATCACTCCTGAAAATG AGCCCAACTACAGACACTTGGTGGAATTACTCCATGTTCCCTTGCAGTCTATCTATGATTGGCCATTCACTGCAGTGGCTGCTACCAATGGCGACGGCAATGAAATACATGaagttaattaa
- the und gene encoding methionyl aminopeptidase und, with amino-acid sequence MAAVEVKDLSKEEVVENDEEEEVDAVDEGETKDPAKKKKKKKKKKKTENDAPVENHADAKTAAEKVESLSVEDTPGEGDEKKKKKKKNKNKSGKGPSKEQTNPPTIPIAELYPDGNFPEGQIMEHGPAEGIDERTAKERFSSEEKRALDRLHQDIYQEIRHAAEAHRQTRQYMRDWIKPGMTMIQICEELESTARRLIGEDGLKAGLAFPTGCSRNHCAAHYTPNTGDTTVLEYDDVVKIDFGTHINGRIIDCAFTLSFNPRYDPLVKGVQEATEAGIKASGVDARLCDVGAAVQEVMESHEVELDGQVYQVKPIRNLNGHSIGPYRIHAGKTVPIVKGGETTRMEENEFYAIETFGSTGRGQVHDDMDCSHYMKNFDQQFVPLRLQSSKQLLNTINKNFGTLAFCKRWLERAGATRYAMALKDLCDKGVVDAYPPLCDIKGCYTAQFEHTILLRPTCKEVISRGDDY; translated from the exons ATGGCCGCTGTTGAAGTTAAAGACTTGAGTAAAGAAGAGGTTGTGGAAAATGATGAAGAGGAGGAAGTAGACGCAGTAGACGAGGGTGAAACTAAAGATCccgctaagaagaagaaaaagaaaaaaaagaagaagaagacag aaaatgATGCACCAGTAGAGAACCATGCTGATGCTAAAACTGCTGCAGAAAAAGTTGAGTCTTTATCTGTGGAAGATACTCCTGGGGAGGGTGAtgagaaaaagaagaagaaaaagaaaaacaagaataAGTCTGGCAAAGGCCCATCTAAAGAGCAGACTAATCCTCCAACTATACCCATTGCTGAACTGTATCCTGATG GCAACTTCCCTGAGGGTCAAATAATGGAGCATGGACCTGCTGAAGGCATTGATGAAAGAACTGCTAAGGAGAGATTCTCCAGTGAGGAAAAGAGAGCTCTAGATAGACTCCACCAAGACATTTATCAAGAAATAAGACATGCTGCTGAAGCTCACAGACAg ACTCGGCAATACATGCGTGACTGGATTAAACCAGGCATGACAATGATTCAAATCTGTGAAGAACTGGAATCTACTGCTAGACGTTTGATTGGTGAGGATGGTCTTAAAGCAGGCTTGGCTTTCCCAACTGGATGCAGCCGTAACCATTGTGCTGCACATTATACTCCAAATAcag GTGACACAACGGTCCTCGAATATGACGACGTAGTGAAGATTGACTTCGGCACTCACATCAACGGCCGCATCATCGACTGCGCATTCACACTGAGCTTCAACCCGCGCTACGATCCTCTCGTTAAGGGAGTGCAGGAAGCCACGGAGGCCGGCATTAAGGCTTCCGGAGTTGATGCTAGACTGTGTGATGTTGGCGCCGCTGTCCAAGAA GTGATGGAATCACATGAAGTTGAGTTAGATGGTCAAGTCTACCAAGTGAAGCCAATTCGCAACCTGAACGGCCATTCTATTGGACCTTACa GGATTCATGCCGGTAAAACCGTGCCCATTGTGAAAGGCGGAGAGACAACAAGAATGGAAGAAAATGAATTCTATGCTATCGAAACTTTCGGATCCACCGGTCGTGGACAAGTTCACGACGACATGGACTGCTCACACTATATGAAAAACTTCGACCAGCAGTTTGTGCCACTGAG ACTGCAATCATCAAAACAGTTGTTGAATACGATAAACAAAAACTTCGGTACATTGGCATTCTGTAAGCGGTGGTTGGAACGAGCAGGTGCAACGCGTTACGCGATGGCACTAAAGGACTTATGCGACAAGGGTGTCGTAGACGCATACCCTCCTCTTTGCGATATCAAGGGTTGTTATACAGCTCAGTTTGAGCACACTATCTTGTTGAGACCTACTTGCAAAGAGGTCATTTCTCGTGGCGATGACTACTAG